A single candidate division KSB1 bacterium DNA region contains:
- a CDS encoding ammonia-forming cytochrome c nitrite reductase subunit c552 — protein MTWISIVMTAAVAALLINIFEHKQESKLSYLKIVDVRHGEPDPSKWAVNFPREYEAYMKTMKTSELIPYSKWGRYGGSEAFSQLERHPDLKRMFAGYPFSVEYNEDRGHMNALTDMLKIKRLGDQKPGSCMTCKSPQVPLFIEQYGAQQFYNTPVKTLVDSFHFEHSISCADCHHAETMALEIRRPAFIEAMARRGIDVATADRQAMRVYVCAQCHVEYYWQKEDKYLTFPWSKGLVVDSIEAYYDSLHFKDWEHGETKAPLLKMQHPEFELYSTGIHARSGVSCVDCHMPYTRQGSIKVTDHWIRTPLVNLNNACLTCHRESETEMRDRVIEIQDKTYALMTRADHAIISALDGIQAAMAAGGTDQELASARALHRRAQMRWDFISAENSMGFHSPQEAARVLGDAIDYARQAELAAFKAVIAHGGALTPVPAAVAPPVTGAGG, from the coding sequence ATAACGTGGATCTCGATCGTGATGACGGCGGCGGTGGCGGCGCTGCTGATCAACATCTTCGAGCACAAGCAGGAGTCGAAGCTCAGCTATCTGAAGATCGTTGACGTGCGGCACGGTGAGCCGGATCCGTCCAAGTGGGCGGTGAATTTTCCGCGCGAATACGAAGCGTATATGAAGACGATGAAGACGAGCGAGCTGATACCGTACAGTAAATGGGGTCGGTACGGCGGTTCGGAAGCGTTCTCGCAGTTGGAGCGGCATCCGGACTTGAAGCGGATGTTCGCGGGCTATCCGTTTTCGGTGGAGTACAACGAGGATCGCGGGCACATGAACGCGCTGACGGACATGCTCAAGATCAAGCGTTTAGGCGATCAGAAACCCGGGTCGTGCATGACGTGCAAGAGTCCGCAGGTGCCGCTGTTTATCGAGCAATACGGCGCGCAGCAGTTTTACAATACTCCGGTGAAGACGCTGGTGGATTCGTTTCATTTTGAGCATTCGATATCCTGCGCGGACTGCCACCATGCGGAGACGATGGCGCTGGAGATCCGGCGTCCGGCGTTCATCGAGGCGATGGCCAGGCGCGGCATCGACGTGGCGACGGCGGATCGGCAAGCGATGCGCGTCTATGTCTGCGCGCAGTGCCACGTCGAGTATTACTGGCAGAAGGAAGACAAGTATCTGACCTTTCCGTGGTCTAAGGGATTGGTTGTGGACAGTATCGAGGCGTATTATGATTCGTTGCATTTCAAGGATTGGGAGCACGGCGAAACGAAGGCGCCGCTGCTCAAGATGCAGCATCCGGAATTTGAGTTGTACTCTACGGGGATTCACGCGCGCTCGGGAGTGAGCTGCGTGGATTGCCACATGCCGTACACGCGGCAGGGTTCGATCAAGGTCACGGATCACTGGATTCGCACGCCGCTGGTGAACTTGAACAATGCTTGTTTGACTTGTCACCGTGAGAGCGAGACGGAGATGCGCGATCGCGTGATCGAGATTCAGGACAAGACCTACGCGCTGATGACCCGCGCGGACCATGCGATCATCTCGGCGCTGGACGGCATCCAGGCGGCGATGGCGGCGGGGGGCACGGATCAGGAACTTGCGTCGGCGCGGGCGCTGCATCGACGGGCGCAAATGCGCTGGGATTTCATTAGCGCGGAGAACAGCATGGGCTTTCACAGTCCGCAGGAGGCGGCGCGGGTGCTGGGGGATGCGATCGACTACGCGCGGCAGGCGGAACTCGCGGCGTTCAAAGCGGTGATCGCACACGGGGGGGCGCTGACTCCCGTTCCGGCAGCGGTGGCGCCGCCCGTGACCGGGGCCGGCGGATGA
- a CDS encoding 4-hydroxy-tetrahydrodipicolinate synthase: MPSLRGSIVPVVTPFKNGQVDHPAFANLISWQIENGAHGISVAGTTGEPSALSRAERLRLYEVAHEAIGGRVPFVPGTGSVNHEETLALSKHAEQIGADALLLIAPYYCRPSQQGLYEHFKAVAQSVGIPIILYNIPGRTAVNIDIDTVARLREACPNIVGVKESNKDFEHINHLLHRMGPDFLVFSGIELLCFPLLCIGGAGYISATANLMPKQINSLYDLCAAGKWEEARKLHFDMMPLNEAIFYEINPVPVKTALAWMGKITFEVRLPLTAMSDANQVKLRAVMQQYGLL, encoded by the coding sequence ATGCCCTCGCTCCGCGGTTCTATTGTTCCCGTCGTCACCCCGTTCAAAAACGGCCAAGTTGACCACCCGGCGTTCGCCAACTTGATCAGTTGGCAGATCGAAAACGGGGCGCATGGCATCTCCGTTGCCGGGACCACCGGCGAACCGTCCGCGCTGTCGCGAGCGGAACGCCTGCGACTTTACGAAGTCGCCCACGAAGCCATCGGCGGACGCGTACCGTTCGTGCCGGGCACCGGTTCCGTCAACCACGAAGAAACGCTCGCGCTCTCCAAACACGCGGAGCAGATCGGTGCCGATGCGCTGCTGTTAATCGCGCCCTACTATTGCCGCCCGAGTCAGCAGGGATTGTACGAGCATTTCAAAGCCGTCGCGCAGTCGGTCGGGATTCCAATCATCCTCTACAACATTCCCGGCCGCACGGCAGTGAATATCGACATCGACACCGTGGCCCGCCTGCGCGAGGCTTGCCCGAATATCGTCGGCGTCAAAGAGTCCAACAAGGACTTCGAGCACATCAATCATCTGCTGCATCGCATGGGTCCGGACTTTCTGGTCTTTTCGGGAATCGAGCTGCTCTGCTTTCCCTTGCTCTGCATCGGCGGCGCGGGCTACATCAGCGCCACCGCCAATCTGATGCCAAAGCAAATCAATTCGCTCTACGATCTGTGCGCGGCGGGGAAGTGGGAGGAGGCGCGGAAACTGCACTTCGACATGATGCCATTGAACGAAGCGATCTTCTACGAGATCAATCCCGTCCCTGTCAAGACCGCGTTGGCGTGGATGGGCAAGATTACGTTCGAGGTTCGCCTGCCCCTAACCGCCATGAGCGACGCGAATCAAGTGAAGTTGCGCGCGGTGATGCAGCAATACGGGCTGCTGTAG
- a CDS encoding fumarylacetoacetate hydrolase family protein, with product MKLARWAADGRLLQGCYLDNQLIATDGKEYDINQVVMLPPVQSSKIIGIALNFADHAAELNLAKPELPAIFLKPTTSLIGHKGTVLMPPGSEYMHYEVELVAIIGHKCRNVPAKHALDFVGGYMIGNDVTVRDHIGPYFRPPLIGKGWDTFGPVGPYLVTPDEFGDPAHTEVRAYVNGELRQQGNTRDLIYSLAELIEYCSMIMTLEPGDQIWTGTPKGLSHVYPGDVMRMEIDGIGALENPIALGPELVCNLHRR from the coding sequence ATGAAACTCGCCCGCTGGGCCGCCGACGGCAGATTGCTGCAAGGCTGCTACCTCGATAATCAACTGATTGCCACTGACGGCAAGGAGTATGACATCAATCAGGTTGTCATGCTCCCGCCGGTGCAGTCATCAAAAATCATCGGCATCGCGCTGAACTTCGCTGATCACGCCGCCGAACTCAACCTCGCCAAACCCGAACTGCCCGCGATCTTCCTGAAGCCGACGACATCATTGATCGGTCACAAGGGCACCGTGCTGATGCCGCCCGGCAGCGAGTACATGCACTACGAAGTCGAACTCGTCGCGATTATCGGTCACAAATGCCGCAATGTGCCGGCCAAGCACGCGTTGGATTTCGTCGGCGGCTACATGATCGGGAACGACGTAACCGTGCGCGATCACATCGGTCCGTACTTCCGCCCGCCGCTAATCGGCAAGGGCTGGGATACGTTCGGACCCGTCGGTCCGTACCTGGTGACGCCCGATGAATTCGGCGATCCGGCCCACACGGAAGTTCGCGCCTACGTCAACGGCGAATTGCGACAGCAGGGCAACACGCGCGATCTGATCTATTCCCTCGCCGAGCTGATCGAGTATTGCTCCATGATCATGACGCTCGAACCTGGCGATCAAATCTGGACGGGCACGCCCAAAGGACTCTCGCACGTCTATCCCGGTGATGTGATGCGCATGGAAATCGACGGCATCGGCGCCCTCGAGAATCCCATCGCGCTCGGGCCGGAACTCGTCTGCAACCTTCATCGCCGTTAG